A window of the Ipomoea triloba cultivar NCNSP0323 chromosome 14, ASM357664v1 genome harbors these coding sequences:
- the LOC116003930 gene encoding uncharacterized protein LOC116003930 has protein sequence MAPSGRRAEPRGTPTEELLAQNLQQLTQLTQTLGNALLNNQRGGPDVAKIIAGHRPPFFTGKEDPLVLEDWIRTFDKMFEAVECPEERRVEIATFYFQQEADNWWSMMGPMYQQQGEFQWTDLKARMRDHFYPEHVKSAKYEEFLHLRQGTTSVQDYYAKYLELARFAPALAPDEPSKARKFVNGLNFETQKAVCVFECQTLGEAYNRAAKHYRVQQMQKEVREKGKRKFEGSSRGGEKNSKMSQGEAIRDYQRTGMTSRGWMKERHFYCKRCGKDHPGVDCIGMPVECFNCGKKGHRSFECQTSRREGSFRPSQSQEKTQQFGIQVKTKNGVNVANSNTESTSKAPTSRSGPQQGRIFVMSKAQADVSDVVAGTFLLRDIPAYVLFDSGASHSFISSRFVEKLKLVPSSQVQFKVNLASGKVVTCSNVFENIPINIEGESFPCTLIQFGLDDFDIILGMDWLGKYRAKIFCSQQKVVLRNPKGKRVSYKGVASRPEVRLVSLAKMRKYVEKRCEVFLCMVEDLNVDKKGIEQIPVVREFPDIFLEEIPGFPPQREVEFTIDLVPGTTPISKTPYRMAPIELQELKEQLQDLVAEKDISKTAFRTRYGHYEFTVMPFGLTNAPAVFMDLMNRVFRPYLDEFVIVFIDDILVYSQNPKEHEDHLRIVLQTLRENQLYAKLSKCDFWKDSVAFLGHIVTKEGISVDPAKIQAVMNWPTPTTVTEVRSFLGLAGYYRRFVPNFSRIAQPITNLMRKTIVFRWEESCEKAFQELKEKLTTAPVLILPSGTEGFEIYSDASKKGLGCVLMQNGRVVAYASRQLKKHEVNYPTHDLELAAVVFALKIWRHYLYGVQCKIFTDHKSLKYIFTQKELNMRKRRWLEFIKDYDLVIQYHEAAMGTTLKLSTAFHPMTDGQTERTIQTLEDMLRKCRSPLCWEDLVNPVILGPEYLQDMTEKVKLIQERMKAAQDRQKSYADLRRQSVEFQEGDKVLLKISPTKGIMRFGKKGKLSPRYIGPYEVLERIGILAYRLALPAVLDRVHNVFHVSQLRKYVHDASHVLQPEVVTLDENLSYEEKPVKILDTKTRDTRRNP, from the exons ATGGCTCCGTCTGGAAGGAGAGCCGAACCTCGTGGAACTCCTACCGAGGAACTGCTAGCGCAGAATTTGCAGCAATTGACCCAATTGACTCAAACTTTGGGAAATGCGCTTCTCAATAATCAACGGGGAGGGCCAGATGTGGCTAAGATCATAGCTGGGCATCGTCCGCCATTCTTCACTGGTAAGGAAGATCCACTAGTGTTAGAAGATTGGATAAGGACTTTCGACAAAATGTTTGAGGCTGTAGAATGTCCTGAAGAAAGGAGGGTGGAGATAGCTACATTCTATTTCCAGCAAGAAGCTGACAACTGGTGGAGTATGATgggacccatgtatcaacaacaAGGAGAATTTCAATGGACTGACCTTAAAGCTCGAATGCGGGATCATTTTTATCCCGAGCATGTTAAGTCCGCTAAGTACGAGGAATTTCTACATCTACGTCAAGGGACGACATCTGTTCAGGACTACTATGCTAAGTATCTTGAGCTGGCACGATTTGCCCCTGCCTTAGCCCCGGATGAGCCAAGCAAGGCTAGGAAGTTTGTAAATGGATTAAATTTTGAGACTCAAAAAGCCGTTTGTGTGTTTGAGTGTCAGACTCTTGGAGAGGCTTATAACCGGGCTGCCAAACATTATCGAGTCCAGCAGATGCAGAAGGAGGTTCGTGAGAAGGGTAAGAGGAAATTTGAAGGTAGTAGCAGAGGGGGAGAGAAGAACTCTAAGATGAGTCAAGGAGAGGCTATTCGGGATTACCAAAGAACAGGGATGACTAGTAGAGGATGGATGAAGGAGAGGCATTTCTACTGTAAAAGATGTGGGAAGGATCATCCCGGTGTCGATTGTATAGGGATGCCGGTAGAGTGCTTCAATTGTGGGAAGAAGGGCCATCGCTCATTTGAATGTCAAACTAGCAGGAGGGAAGGGTCATTCCGTCCTAGCCAGAGTCAAGAAAAGACCCAACAATTTGGAATACAAGTGAAGACTAAGAATGGAGTGAACGTGGCAAACAGTAACACTGAGAGCACAAGCAAGGCACCAACTAGCAGGAGTGGACCCCAGCAAGGGAGGATCTTTGTGATGAGTAAAGCTCAGGCGGATGTGAGCGATGTGGTGGCAGGTACTTTTCTGCTTCGTGATATACCTGCTTATGTATTATTTGACTCTGGAGcatctcattcttttatatccTCAAGGTTTGTAGAGAAATTAAAGTTAGTACCTAGTTCCcaagtacaatttaaagtgaACCTTGCATCGGGGAAGGTGGTGACCTGTAGTAATGTTTTTGAGAATATACCTATAAATATAGAAGGGGAAAGTTTCCCTTGTACCTTAATACAGTTTGGGTTAGACGACTTTGATATAATATTAGGGATGGATTGGTTAGGAAAATATAGGGCTAAGATCTTTTGTAGTCAACAAAAAGTGGTACTGAGGAACCCAAAAGGAAAACGTGTGTCCTATAAGGGAGTTGCAAGTCGGCCCGAGGTGAGATTGGTATCTTTGGCCAAGATGAGAAAGTATGTGGAAAAAAGGTGTGAAGTATTCTTATGCATGGTGGAAGATTTGAATGTGGATAAGAAGGGAATTGAGCAAATCCCTGTCGTAAGGGAGTTTCCTGACATATTCCTCGAAGAGATTCCAGGCTTCCCTCCACAACGGGAAGTAGAGttcaccattgatctagtaCCGGGCACTACTCCTATTTCAAAGACCCCATACCGAATGGCCCCAATAGAATTACAAGAATTGAAGGAGCAGCTTCAAGACTT AGTGGCTGAGAAAGATATATCTAAGACAGCCTTTCGGACAAGGTACGGCCACTATGAATTTACGGTGATGCCGTTTGGGTTAACAAACGCACCAGCAGTATTCATGGATCTCATGAATAGGGTGTTTAGACCTTACTTGGATGAGtttgtcattgtattcatcgatgacattttagtctactCCCAGAATCCGAAAGAACATGAGGATCATCTTCGGATCGTGTTgcaaacactaagggaaaatcaattatatgccAAGTTGTCTAAGTGCGATTTTTGGAAGGATAGTGTGGCATTTCTAGGCCATATCGTGACTAAGGAAGGAATCTCGGTGGATCCAGCCAAAATTCAAGCTGTGATGAATTGGCCTACTCCTACGACAGTTACTGAGGTCCGAAGTTTTCTGGGATTAGCAGGGTATTATCGAAGGTTTGTGCCAAATTTTTCTCGAATAGCCCAACCTATCACAAATCTCATGAGGAAGACTATTGTATTCCGTTGGGAAGAAAGTTGTGAGAAAGCTTTCCAGGAGTTAAAGGAAAAGTTAACCACTGCTCCTGTATTGATTCTACCATCAGGAACTGAGggatttgaaatatatagtgaTGCATCAAAGAAAGGTCTTGGGTGTGTACTAATGCAAAATGGGAGAGTGGTGGCATACGCATCAAGACAACTAAAGAAACATGAGGTGAATTATCCCACCCATGACTTGGAATTAGCGGCAGTTGTGTTTGCTTTAAAGATTTGGAGgcattatctttatggagtgCAGTGTAAGATCTTCACGGACCATAAGAGCTTAAAGTATATCTTTACTCAAAAAGAATTAAACATGAGGAAGAGGAGGTGGTTGGAATTCATTAAGGACTATGACTTGGTAATCCAGTATCATGAAG CAGCGATGGGTACAACGTTGAAACTTAGTACTGCTTTTCATCCTATGACTGATGGGCAAACTGAGAGGACTATACAAACTCTGGAAGATATGTTAAGG aagtgtagaagccctCTATGTTGGGAAGATCTAGTCAACCCTGTGATACTAGGACCTGAATATCTTCAAGATATGACAGAAAAGGTCAAGTTGATCCAAGAAAGGATGAAAGCTGCACAGGACcgacaaaagtcttatgctgattTAAGAAGGCAATCGGttgaatttcaagaaggtgATAAGGTATTGCTGAAAATATCTCCTACAAAAGGAATAATGAGAttcgggaagaaaggaaagttgagtccgaGATATATTGGACCGTATGAAGTCCTTGAAAGAATTGGGATATTAGCTTACCGATTGGCGCTACCTGCTGTGCTAGATCGAGTTcataacgtatttcatgtgTCTCAATTAAGGAAGTACGTACATGATGCATCGCATGTACTTCAACCTGAG